A stretch of DNA from Deltaproteobacteria bacterium:
GCGGCGAGGACGGAATCGAAGGATACGGCGGCTCCCCCGCGCGGTGAGAGGACAGCGTTCCGGCATTCGACCCCCAGCGGGAATACGATGCGGGCGTTTTCGTATGTCAGGTCGTATCCCGCCCGGGAGAGCGCCGAACGCAGCGGCGAAAGAAAGGCATCGCCGGGAAGGGTGTACAGGAACGTGAAAAGAAAGATCAGGGCGAAAAGAAGGATGCCCAGGGCCGCGAAAATCCGGCGGCCCCGGGCCAAACCGTTAATGTGCCGCACTTCTCACCATCTATACGACGTCCCTCCCGCGCGCCATCCGGGAACGGCGGGAGATCCGGCGGACGCCGAGCACAACTGCGGGCAGGAAAAGTATCGCGGCCCCGGCCATACGGCCGTTTTCACCGGAACCGGGATAGGCGACCATCGAACACCCCGATTCCTGGGCTGGCGTGACGATCGAAGATGTCTTGGCCGTCGTAACGTCGAGGTTCCGGTTTGTCCCGATCTCACCCGACCAGAAAATGACCACCTTCCCGGCCGACGGCATGTAGACGAATGCCGCCCTTGTATAGTCGCCGGAGAGCTCTTTCGGGTATTCTGTCGTACCTCCACCCCAGGACACCATCGAAGGTTGAAAATCGTAATAAGGCGATGAAGTGGTCAGGATAATCGCCCCGTAATCGCCGAATACGTTATCTATACCGTAGCCGGCAAGGTGAATTTTCCCGGCCGAATCCAGAAATGCGTCGGGGTGATACAGCCTGATTCCATCGGCGATGATGGCTTCGCCCAGGGGAGAAAGGAAGAATGTCCTCGCATCCGCCGTGAACGCCGGGTCGCCGTCCTGGTCGTCGGCATCGGGATTGATATTGACGATGCCCAAGTTCCCCGCCTGGCCCGACACCGTTTCGTCAGCCGCGAGAATGACGACCGAACTGGGGCTGTAAACGAGCGTGATCGGAAACCCCCAGCGGATTCCCGGCGTCGCGATCACCTGGGTTGCCTGGATGACGTTGTTGTCGGGATTTCCCGCCGGTTGTTCTTTGACCAGCGCATAGTAAACAGGGCTGGTGACCGGAGTGGAGTTGTTCGCGACCCAGGCGATATGGGCACGGTTGGAAGAATCGAGTTTCAGGCTTGGGAGCGGACGAAGCCCCCCGGTGTTGGTAATCGAAGAAAGCAGCACCGGTGTGCCGGTGACCGTCGCGTCGCCGAGCAAAACCCTGGCGAAGTAGACCTGGAACGATTCCGACGCGCCGATCGCCGATTTCGTGCAGAAAGCGATATGCGCGACATTATCGGTCGTGACGATCCCGAAGGAGATGTCTTCGATGTCGCTGGTGCTCAGGTCGACGGGCGAGGTCGGGAATCCCGTGATCTTTTTTACCGATATCGTGGTGATCGTGCTTCCCGTCAGGGCCACCCTGGCGAGGTAGGGCCGGTAGACGGTGGCCCCGGAGGACTCCTTTGCCTGGAAGAGGATCACGGCCTCGTGAGTAGATGTCCTCATGAGAATTTTCGGATGCCTCGCGTCGTAATACGCGTCATTGGGCGACGTGGAGTTGTCGACGGCGGTTGCATTGGTCAACCGGTAGGCATTGTCGGACGGAAACGTCGTTCTCACGAAATCGAAATTCCCGTCTACCGAAGCGATATAGACCTTGTAGACGCCGGAACCGGATGCATCGCCTATGAAAGCGACACGGACCGCCGTGTCGTCCAGCACCGCCGACGGCTGGTCGAAGATGCCGGTATTGTTGTCGTTGACCGGCAGGGTGATTTCCGCGGCGGCAGGTCCCGCAAAGGCGGCGGCAAGCAGCAAGGCAGCGAGGACGGCTCCGGCATATCGAGTCATCGAACACCCCGTGAATTGAATTGGATACGGACTATTCTAATCGCCAGTACCGCCATTGTATATCATTTCCCGACCGCAACCCCACGGCCTCCACCGTGCGGACGGTCCCTCCGTGGTCGCCCAGCGAGCGGACGCGGAAGACGGCGCTTTTAGCGTCGATCAGGTCCCGGAAACGTGTCTTGTCATATAGGTCTTTCAACTGTGTGCTGACGTTCGATATGTCGCGGGCTTTCTGGAACGGATTGTCCTTCCGGTAATCGACGATCTGGGCGGCCATGGCCTCGCTGATTTCCACCGCATCGGAGGCGTCCTTGCCCGCCGAAAGCGACATCAGGATCTCTTTCGGTGCGGTGTTTATGTTTACAGTTCCCCCGGAATATATCGTCACAAACGGCTTCAGCTTTTCGAAATCCTCCTTCGTCACTCCACGGACAAGCCGAAACTCGTCCAGCGTGTCGAACAGGTCGTTTTTCGCACGGTAGGGGACCGGAAGCGACATGTAATAGGAGCTTTCCGCCCCTCCGGAGCGGGTCGTGTCGTCGTTGTCGAGCCAATCGACAGTCGCTTCCGCTACGAGGGGATCGATTCCGAGGACCGTGAGGAGTTTCCTGAAGACGGCGAGCCGCTGCTCATCGGGCGCATTCCCGTTCGGAAGGACGAGCTTGTTCAGGTTGAACTTCCTGTCTTCGTCCTCCACGACCACCGTTACGATGCCGTCTCCCAGTTCTATGGGCGGGGCCGGCCGCGACCAGATTTCGTCCAGGGTATCGTAATCGTTGTTCCTCGAATCCTCGCGAAGCGCCACGCGCGCCGCCGCGAGGCCCCCTTCGGCGACCAGGGTGGAGCGGATGGAATCCCGGCCGTAGGCACCGGTCTGCGCCGCCCGCGCGCCGATGCGGAAAATCTCGATGGCCATCACGACGATCATAACGAGGATCAGGAGCGTGACGAGGAGCGCGACTCCCGCTCTGTTACCGGGCAGGGGTTTCTCGCCTGGGTTATTCGCGATACTGTGCTTCATTTCGTCGCCGGCCGCTTCCCCGAGAAGAGGATCGAGGATTCCTGCCCCGCCAGAGGGAGCGTGATAGTTCGCTTGAACTCCCTGCCTTGCGAATCGGCAAGCATGAACGAAACCCTTTTCGGGAGTTTCCCCTTCGAAGCCCCGGCGTCACCGGACGGCCAATCGGCCGTCCATTTTTCGCCCGAGGACAGTTCGACGCGAAAACCGGAGAGCCCCGAGGCGATGCGGGATTCGCTCGTGGGTATCTTGTTCTCGATCAATGGGAGGTCGGACTGCTCGCGATACAGGTCGATCGATTTTCCGTCGCCGCCGACCTTGGCGAAATACCGGATCTTTACGATATCCGTCGCAGGGCGCGCGCTCGATGTGTCGGGCAGGGCGAAGGCGGTGAAAACGAGAGTGGATGCCGGTTTCCCGGAGAACGTGTCGGGCCGGCAGGTGAACGCCGTGGTTTCGACGGCGGGAGAAGAGATCGCGCCGGGCAGGTCGGCTCCCAGGCGGTCCATGGCTATACGGATCTGCCGGAATCGGCTCGACCGTTCCGTGAGGATCTCGAGCCCGCGGCTTGCGCCGGTGAAGGTGGAAAGCAGAAGGACCAGGACGGTTGCGAGGATGGCAAGCGCGAGCAATACCTCGACGAGCGTGAAGCCGCCCCCTCGAAACGCACGTTTCGCCTGATCTGCAGGCGGAAGGGAATGGAGGCCTTCCATCTTATTTTGCCGCGATGCCGGCGAGCTCCACCTTTTCCTCGCGGCCCCCTTCGCTCCATTTGACGGTCACGTGAACCTCGACGGCGTCTGCGTGCGGCGCCTGCCGGACAGCCCGTACCCATGAGTAGGCATCGTCGGGAGGAGCGAATCGCCCCGTGGTCTCGCCGACGTCGGGAAATGTGGATGTCGCCTCGCGCATGAGGGCCTCGCCGAGGTAGGACGCCGTGGTCCAATGTTCCGAGCGCGCCTCCGCGGCGATCGCATCGGTCATCACCCGGTAGGCGATCACGAGCACCGACGAAAGGATCGCCAGCGCGACGAGCACCTCGAGGAGCGTGAAACCCCCTGCCAACTTCCTTGACCGGGGGACAAGTCCGTTGCGGCGATTGATGCCGTTACGCATCCTTGACCACCGTCCCTTCGAGCACTTCCATGGAGCCGTCGAAGGGATTTATCCGGAGCGTCCAGTCCGAAGCGTCTCCCCCGGCTTCCTTATCGCGGAAGAAGATCCGCGCGGCGGGCACCTTCCCGCCCGGCAGGTAGCGGATTTCGGTGACAAGGTCCAGCGGACGGTCTTCGTTCTCGATGCGGATGCCGGTGATCGTCAGCCTGCTGCCCAGCGGTTTCGCGGAGGGAGTGAAGCTCCTGCCGTCGGCAGTCTGGAACAGGTAGGTGCCTGCCTTGGGGTCAAGCACCAGGCGCGCCTCGCGTTTTTCGAACAGCGAAAGGTCGAACGCTTCCTCGGAGCCTGCCGCAAGCTCGCGGAAGACCGAACCGCGGTCGGGCTCGCCGACGCCGGCGAGGTGGGGCATGGCCAGCCAGAAGACGAGCCCGAGAACGAACAGGACGACCGAAAGCTCGATAAGCGTGAATCCCCGGCGGTCCCGGGCGCGGCAGTCTCCGATGCGGCTACTTATCGTCCCAGCTGTTGATGTCCGCATCTTCGCCTTCTCCGCCCTGCACGCCGTCGGCGCCGTACGAGCTGATGTCGTAATCCGAGCGCTGCCCCGGAGACGCGTATACGTAGGGATTATTCCACGGATCCTTCGGCACCCGATCGATGTAGCCGCCCTTCCGGTAGTTCTTCGGGATCCTGCCCCCTTCGGGCTGCCGCACGAGCGCGTCGAGCCCCTGGTCGGTGGCGGGGTAGAAGCCGTTGTCCAGCTTGAACAGCTCCAGCGCCTGCTGGAGGCTCTTGATCTGGACGCGGGACTGCGTCTTCTTCGCTTCCTCCGTGCGGCCGACGAGCTT
This window harbors:
- a CDS encoding prepilin-type N-terminal cleavage/methylation domain-containing protein, whose protein sequence is MEGLHSLPPADQAKRAFRGGGFTLVEVLLALAILATVLVLLLSTFTGASRGLEILTERSSRFRQIRIAMDRLGADLPGAISSPAVETTAFTCRPDTFSGKPASTLVFTAFALPDTSSARPATDIVKIRYFAKVGGDGKSIDLYREQSDLPLIENKIPTSESRIASGLSGFRVELSSGEKWTADWPSGDAGASKGKLPKRVSFMLADSQGREFKRTITLPLAGQESSILFSGKRPATK
- a CDS encoding prepilin-type N-terminal cleavage/methylation domain-containing protein, with the protein product MRTSTAGTISSRIGDCRARDRRGFTLIELSVVLFVLGLVFWLAMPHLAGVGEPDRGSVFRELAAGSEEAFDLSLFEKREARLVLDPKAGTYLFQTADGRSFTPSAKPLGSRLTITGIRIENEDRPLDLVTEIRYLPGGKVPAARIFFRDKEAGGDASDWTLRINPFDGSMEVLEGTVVKDA
- the gspK gene encoding type II secretion system minor pseudopilin GspK, whose amino-acid sequence is MKHSIANNPGEKPLPGNRAGVALLVTLLILVMIVVMAIEIFRIGARAAQTGAYGRDSIRSTLVAEGGLAAARVALREDSRNNDYDTLDEIWSRPAPPIELGDGIVTVVVEDEDRKFNLNKLVLPNGNAPDEQRLAVFRKLLTVLGIDPLVAEATVDWLDNDDTTRSGGAESSYYMSLPVPYRAKNDLFDTLDEFRLVRGVTKEDFEKLKPFVTIYSGGTVNINTAPKEILMSLSAGKDASDAVEISEAMAAQIVDYRKDNPFQKARDISNVSTQLKDLYDKTRFRDLIDAKSAVFRVRSLGDHGGTVRTVEAVGLRSGNDIQWRYWRLE
- the gspG gene encoding type II secretion system major pseudopilin GspG; this translates as MRKGKKETYRLRDRAGFTLIEIMVVIVILGLLAALVVPKLVGRTEEAKKTQSRVQIKSLQQALELFKLDNGFYPATDQGLDALVRQPEGGRIPKNYRKGGYIDRVPKDPWNNPYVYASPGQRSDYDISSYGADGVQGGEGEDADINSWDDK
- a CDS encoding prepilin-type N-terminal cleavage/methylation domain-containing protein; this encodes MRNGINRRNGLVPRSRKLAGGFTLLEVLVALAILSSVLVIAYRVMTDAIAAEARSEHWTTASYLGEALMREATSTFPDVGETTGRFAPPDDAYSWVRAVRQAPHADAVEVHVTVKWSEGGREEKVELAGIAAK